One segment of Gopherus flavomarginatus isolate rGopFla2 chromosome 8, rGopFla2.mat.asm, whole genome shotgun sequence DNA contains the following:
- the LOC127057035 gene encoding uncharacterized protein LOC127057035 isoform X2, translating to MSHTNSSGHQCVLCCPGARWTGSCPSPLKPRNFFKFPFLVAWLGEHTRQLSTVVCNCPLTMPAICCRHAPAWNTQEVLDLLGLWEEEAVQAQLQSSHRNVDLCEQMAQGMWEKGYKRDWQQCCVKAKELQHGYQKAKEASNPSSAELQTCHFYRELHANLREDPTTTCKSPMDTSEEPQALTMNSKEEGVDKEEVKEYGGQVTRGSSCAVSKDLFDSSALLPVPTAAADAIVAWRVSLFTPAKLLSQMSGRKITCSRRSCKPVLQQRMRPGPGGSPLQPAWRRRGECTRT from the exons ATGTCCCACACTAACAGCTCTGGTCACCAGTGTGTACTCTGCTGCCCAGGGGCCAGGTGGACAGGAAGCTGTCCCTCCCCTTTAAAGCCTCGCAATTTCTTTAAATTCCCTTTCCTGGTTGCCTGGCTTGGTGAGCACACCAGGCAGCTCTCCACTGTTGTGTGTAACTGCCCACTGACTATGCCAGCTATATGCTGCAGACACGCTCCTGCCTGGAATACACAGGAGGTGTTGGATCTCCTGGGGCTGTgggaagaagaggctgtgcaggcacagctccaaTCCAGCCATAGAAATGTTGACCTCTGTGAGCAAATGGCTCAGGGCATGTgggagaagggctacaagagggactggcagcagtgctgtgtgaaagccaaggagctcCAGCACGGGTACCAGAAGGCTAAAGAGGCCAGCAATCCATCTAGTGCTGAGctgcagacctgccacttttacagagAGCTGCATGCCAACCTCAGAGaagaccccaccaccacctgcaagagccccatggatacttcAGAGGAGCCACAAGCCCTCACCATGAACAGCAAAGAGGAGGGGGTGGACAAGGAAGAGGTGAAGGAGTATGGGGGACAGGTGACCAGGGGATCCAGCTGTGCAGTGAGCAAGGATCTGTTTGACTCCAGTGCACTGCTGCCAGTCCCAACAg CTGCAGCTGATGCTATTGTGGCCTGGAGGGTCTCCCTCTTCACACCTGCCAAGCTTCTAAGCCAGATGAGTGGGAGAAAGATAACATGTTCCAGGAGATCCTGCAAGCCTGTGCTGCAACAGAGGATGAGACCAGGGCCTGGAGGATCACCCTTGCAGCCGGCctggagaaggagaggggaatgtACAAGGACATAG
- the LOC127057035 gene encoding uncharacterized protein LOC127057035 isoform X1, which produces MSHTNSSGHQCVLCCPGARWTGSCPSPLKPRNFFKFPFLVAWLGEHTRQLSTVVCNCPLTMPAICCRHAPAWNTQEVLDLLGLWEEEAVQAQLQSSHRNVDLCEQMAQGMWEKGYKRDWQQCCVKAKELQHGYQKAKEASNPSSAELQTCHFYRELHANLREDPTTTCKSPMDTSEEPQALTMNSKEEGVDKEEVKEYGGQVTRGSSCAVSKDLFDSSALLPVPTVSLCVVAAADAIVAWRVSLFTPAKLLSQMSGRKITCSRRSCKPVLQQRMRPGPGGSPLQPAWRRRGECTRT; this is translated from the exons ATGTCCCACACTAACAGCTCTGGTCACCAGTGTGTACTCTGCTGCCCAGGGGCCAGGTGGACAGGAAGCTGTCCCTCCCCTTTAAAGCCTCGCAATTTCTTTAAATTCCCTTTCCTGGTTGCCTGGCTTGGTGAGCACACCAGGCAGCTCTCCACTGTTGTGTGTAACTGCCCACTGACTATGCCAGCTATATGCTGCAGACACGCTCCTGCCTGGAATACACAGGAGGTGTTGGATCTCCTGGGGCTGTgggaagaagaggctgtgcaggcacagctccaaTCCAGCCATAGAAATGTTGACCTCTGTGAGCAAATGGCTCAGGGCATGTgggagaagggctacaagagggactggcagcagtgctgtgtgaaagccaaggagctcCAGCACGGGTACCAGAAGGCTAAAGAGGCCAGCAATCCATCTAGTGCTGAGctgcagacctgccacttttacagagAGCTGCATGCCAACCTCAGAGaagaccccaccaccacctgcaagagccccatggatacttcAGAGGAGCCACAAGCCCTCACCATGAACAGCAAAGAGGAGGGGGTGGACAAGGAAGAGGTGAAGGAGTATGGGGGACAGGTGACCAGGGGATCCAGCTGTGCAGTGAGCAAGGATCTGTTTGACTCCAGTGCACTGCTGCCAGTCCCAACAg TATCTCTGTGTGTTGTAGCTGCAGCTGATGCTATTGTGGCCTGGAGGGTCTCCCTCTTCACACCTGCCAAGCTTCTAAGCCAGATGAGTGGGAGAAAGATAACATGTTCCAGGAGATCCTGCAAGCCTGTGCTGCAACAGAGGATGAGACCAGGGCCTGGAGGATCACCCTTGCAGCCGGCctggagaaggagaggggaatgtACAAGGACATAG